The Ktedonobacteraceae bacterium genome has a window encoding:
- a CDS encoding dihydrofolate reductase family protein, producing the protein MRLQVSEILTLDGVMEAPENWVFPYMDQEIGEYVMTALQEVDAMLFGRKTFQEMAAAWSERSGPMADIFNGVPKYVVSSTLKDVSWNNSHVITGNIAEEVAKLKDQPGRIMLVQGSADLVRLLAQHHLIDEYALHVAPLVLGKGKRLFQEGDQAQLQLANTKPYKAGMLTLIYEAAG; encoded by the coding sequence ATGAGGTTACAAGTGTCCGAGATTTTGACCTTGGACGGAGTCATGGAAGCGCCCGAAAACTGGGTGTTCCCATACATGGATCAAGAAATCGGAGAGTATGTCATGACCGCGCTTCAGGAGGTCGACGCGATGCTCTTCGGACGTAAGACCTTTCAGGAAATGGCTGCCGCCTGGTCTGAACGCTCTGGCCCAATGGCTGACATCTTTAACGGCGTCCCCAAATACGTCGTCTCCAGCACTCTGAAAGACGTAAGCTGGAACAACTCCCATGTCATCACAGGCAATATCGCGGAAGAAGTGGCGAAACTGAAAGACCAACCCGGCAGGATTATGCTGGTGCAGGGAAGTGCCGACCTGGTTCGGTTGCTCGCACAGCATCACCTCATCGATGAGTACGCCTTGCATGTTGCTCCTCTGGTTCTGGGGAAAGGAAAGCGTCTCTTTCAAGAAGGGGATCAGGCCCAGCTTCAACTGGCGAATACGAAACCCTACAAGGCTGGGATGCTGACGCTGATCTACGAGGCAGCTGGGTAA